One genomic segment of Amycolatopsis sp. WQ 127309 includes these proteins:
- a CDS encoding aldehyde dehydrogenase encodes MADLTHQDWQALADKLTFETRPFVGGRPVESTSDTTFASTSPRDGRELTRIPAGSAEDVDRAVRVARESFEDGRWRGLAPRERKRVLLRWAESIVDNANELALLDSLEMGKPVGEARRVDVTKAAETIAWYAETIDKTYDEVAPTPGDALAWITREPLGVIGVVVPWNYALLITSWKLGPALATGNSVVVKPAEQTSLATLLLARLATEAGLPDGVLNVVPGRGEVVGQALGRHPDVDKIAFTGSAEVARLFQVYAGESNGKQVAVEAGGKSPQLVLPGADLAAAAQAVAWGIFYNAGQTCNAGSRLVVPTALKDELLAEVVSITDSTFRIGDPLDPATVLGPLVDDVQLDRVLGYLDGARADGATIAHGGERVLTETGGTYLEPTIVDGVRPGMAIAREEVFGPVLSVLTYDGDVGEGVRLANDSDFGLVASVWTRDVTTAHRVARRLRAGTVWINTFDASDVITPFGGFKATGAGRDKSLHALDAYTALKTTWLALPED; translated from the coding sequence GTGGCGGATCTGACGCACCAGGACTGGCAGGCCCTGGCGGACAAGCTGACCTTCGAGACCCGGCCGTTCGTCGGCGGCCGGCCCGTCGAGTCCACTTCGGACACAACGTTCGCGAGCACGTCCCCGCGCGACGGCCGGGAGCTGACACGCATCCCGGCCGGGAGCGCCGAAGACGTCGACCGGGCGGTCCGCGTGGCGCGGGAGTCGTTCGAGGACGGCCGGTGGCGCGGCCTCGCACCGCGCGAGCGCAAACGTGTGCTCCTGCGCTGGGCCGAGTCCATCGTGGACAACGCGAACGAGCTGGCGCTGCTCGACTCCCTCGAGATGGGCAAGCCGGTCGGCGAGGCGCGGCGGGTCGACGTCACCAAGGCCGCCGAGACGATCGCCTGGTACGCCGAGACGATCGACAAGACCTACGACGAGGTCGCGCCCACCCCCGGCGACGCGCTGGCGTGGATCACCCGGGAGCCGCTCGGCGTGATCGGCGTCGTCGTCCCGTGGAACTACGCGCTGCTCATCACGTCCTGGAAGCTGGGCCCGGCGCTGGCCACCGGCAACTCCGTCGTCGTCAAGCCCGCCGAACAGACGTCGCTGGCGACGCTGCTGCTGGCCCGGCTGGCGACCGAGGCCGGGCTGCCCGACGGCGTGCTCAACGTCGTCCCGGGCCGCGGCGAGGTCGTCGGCCAGGCGCTGGGGCGGCACCCGGACGTCGACAAGATCGCCTTCACCGGCTCGGCCGAGGTCGCGCGGTTGTTCCAGGTCTACGCCGGGGAGTCCAACGGCAAGCAGGTCGCCGTCGAGGCGGGCGGCAAGTCACCGCAGCTCGTCCTGCCCGGCGCCGACCTCGCGGCGGCGGCACAGGCGGTCGCGTGGGGCATCTTCTACAACGCCGGGCAGACCTGCAACGCGGGTTCGCGCCTGGTCGTGCCCACCGCGTTGAAGGACGAACTGCTCGCCGAGGTCGTCTCGATCACGGACTCGACGTTCCGGATCGGCGACCCGCTCGACCCGGCGACCGTGCTCGGCCCGCTCGTCGACGACGTCCAGCTGGACCGCGTCCTGGGTTACCTCGACGGCGCCCGGGCCGACGGCGCGACGATCGCCCACGGCGGCGAGCGGGTGCTGACCGAGACCGGCGGGACGTACCTCGAACCGACCATCGTGGACGGTGTGCGGCCCGGGATGGCCATCGCCCGCGAGGAAGTCTTCGGACCGGTCCTGTCGGTGCTCACCTACGACGGCGACGTCGGCGAAGGCGTCCGGCTGGCCAACGACAGCGACTTCGGGCTGGTCGCGTCGGTCTGGACGCGGGACGTCACCACCGCCCACCGCGTCGCGCGCCGGTTGCGCGCCGGGACGGTGTGGATCAACACCTTCGACGCCAGCGACGTGATCACCCCGTTCGGCGGCTTCAAAGCGACCGGCGCCGGCCGGGACAAGTCGTTGCACGCCTTGGACGCCTACACCGCCCTCAAGACCACCTGGCTCGCGCTCCCGGAGGATTAG
- a CDS encoding mandelate racemase/muconate lactonizing enzyme family protein, whose amino-acid sequence MKITDIVLDRLRLDLDPPLRAAWDPRPRRHFDATIVRVHTDEGVTGIGSGDTMAGFDAVKDLFLGEDPLDIVRHVKAIETANFHGGRFWPLEAALWDVIGQVAGLSVATLFGNAAKAVPAYASSAELKPPAERVETALRAREAGFRAMKIRIDRDHVADGIAAVTAVRDALGPDFAIMVDLNQSWRMAGDTAAASDLAKTRGIVRRLAELDVFWVEEPLPYEDVDGFRTLRAENPGVRIAAGEMHHSVPELLRYLEHDVLDVYQMDVVLAVGMHRARTLAEVAQLKHRAFTPHSWTNGIGVLANLHVAAGVGGGPFFEFPWDPPGWTPQRRDFMLAEPLMITPDGTLEVPARPGLGIELDEEAVARWRI is encoded by the coding sequence ATGAAGATCACCGACATCGTCCTGGACCGGCTGCGGCTCGACCTAGACCCGCCGCTGCGCGCGGCGTGGGACCCGCGGCCGCGGCGCCACTTCGACGCGACGATCGTGCGCGTCCACACCGACGAAGGCGTCACCGGCATCGGGTCCGGCGACACGATGGCCGGGTTCGACGCCGTCAAGGACCTGTTCCTCGGCGAAGACCCGCTCGACATCGTGCGGCACGTGAAGGCCATCGAGACGGCCAACTTCCACGGCGGCCGCTTCTGGCCGCTGGAGGCCGCGCTCTGGGACGTCATCGGCCAGGTCGCCGGGCTCTCGGTCGCGACGCTGTTCGGCAACGCGGCCAAGGCGGTGCCGGCGTACGCGTCGTCGGCCGAATTGAAGCCGCCCGCGGAACGGGTCGAGACCGCGCTGCGGGCGCGCGAAGCCGGGTTCCGGGCGATGAAGATCCGCATCGACCGGGACCACGTCGCCGACGGGATCGCCGCCGTCACCGCGGTGCGCGACGCGCTCGGGCCCGACTTCGCGATCATGGTCGACCTCAACCAGTCCTGGCGGATGGCCGGGGACACGGCGGCCGCGTCGGATCTCGCCAAGACCCGCGGGATCGTGCGGCGGCTGGCCGAGCTGGATGTCTTCTGGGTCGAGGAGCCGCTCCCCTACGAGGACGTCGACGGCTTCCGGACGCTGCGGGCGGAGAACCCGGGCGTCCGGATCGCGGCCGGCGAGATGCACCACTCGGTGCCCGAACTGCTGCGGTACCTGGAACACGACGTCCTCGACGTCTACCAGATGGACGTCGTGCTCGCGGTCGGCATGCACCGGGCGCGCACGCTCGCCGAAGTGGCCCAGCTCAAGCACCGGGCCTTCACCCCGCACAGCTGGACCAACGGCATCGGCGTGCTGGCCAACCTGCACGTGGCCGCCGGGGTCGGCGGCGGGCCGTTCTTCGAGTTCCCGTGGGACCCGCCCGGCTGGACGCCGCAGCGGCGCGACTTCATGCTGGCGGAGCCGCTCATGATCACCCCCGACGGCACCCTGGAGGTCCCGGCACGACCGGGCCTCGGCATCGAACTGGACGAGGAGGCGGTGGCCCGGTGGCGGATCTGA
- the katG gene encoding catalase/peroxidase HPI, with translation MNEETAGGCPVSAGRRNHPTEGAGNRDWWPNQLNLKILRKHPAVANPLGEDFDYAAAFKTVDLDALAADVDAVLTTSKEWWPADFGHYGPFMIRMAWHSAGTYRTDDGRGGAGAGMQRFAPLNSWPDNGNLDKARRLLWPVKKKYGQKISWADLMIFTGNRALETMGFKTFGFAGGRADVWEPDEDVYWGPERTWLGDERYTGDRDLENPLAAVQMGLIYVNPEGPNGNPDPLASARDIRETFGRMAMNDEETVALIAGGHTFGKTHGAADPDEHVGPEPEGAGIEEQGLGWNNTFGSGKGRDAITSGLEVTWTSTPTQWSNQFFDNLFGYEWELSKSPAGAHQWVAKDAEDTIPGPEAGDPARKPTMLTTDLALRVDPVYAQISKRFHENPDQFADAFARAWYKLTHRDMGPIQRYLGPLVPQEALIWQDRVPAVDHELVSDADVADLKAKLLDSGLTVAQLVSTAWASASTFRASDKRGGANGARIRLEPQRGWEVNEPDQLAQVLRTLEGVQESFSAGGKKVSLADLIVLGGAAAVEKAAKDAGVDITVPFTPGRTDATQEQTDAESFAPLEPTIDGFRNYRGKGHRLPSEFLLIDRANLLNLSAPELTVLIGGLRVLGANHKQTSLGALTATPGALTNDFFANLLDMETEWKSTSEDQETFEGRDRATGEVKWTGSRADLVFGSNSELRALAEVYASDDAKEKFVKDFVAAWHKVMNADRYDLV, from the coding sequence ATGAACGAGGAGACCGCGGGCGGCTGCCCGGTCTCGGCCGGGCGTCGCAACCACCCGACCGAGGGCGCGGGAAACCGCGACTGGTGGCCGAACCAGCTCAACCTGAAGATCCTGCGCAAGCACCCCGCCGTCGCCAACCCCCTCGGCGAGGACTTCGACTACGCCGCCGCCTTCAAGACCGTCGACCTGGACGCGCTGGCCGCGGACGTCGACGCGGTGCTGACCACGTCGAAGGAGTGGTGGCCCGCGGACTTCGGGCACTACGGGCCGTTCATGATCCGCATGGCGTGGCACAGCGCCGGCACCTACCGCACCGACGACGGCCGCGGCGGAGCGGGCGCCGGCATGCAGCGCTTCGCGCCGCTGAACAGCTGGCCGGACAACGGGAACCTGGACAAGGCCCGCCGCCTGCTGTGGCCGGTCAAGAAGAAGTACGGCCAGAAGATCTCGTGGGCCGACCTGATGATCTTCACGGGCAACCGCGCCCTGGAGACCATGGGCTTCAAGACCTTCGGCTTCGCCGGCGGCCGCGCCGACGTGTGGGAGCCGGACGAGGACGTGTACTGGGGCCCGGAGCGCACCTGGCTGGGCGACGAGCGCTACACCGGTGACCGCGACCTGGAGAACCCGCTCGCCGCGGTCCAGATGGGCCTCATCTACGTCAACCCCGAAGGCCCGAACGGCAACCCGGACCCGCTGGCCTCGGCCCGCGACATCCGCGAGACGTTCGGCCGGATGGCGATGAACGACGAGGAGACCGTCGCCCTCATCGCCGGTGGCCACACCTTCGGCAAGACGCACGGCGCGGCCGACCCCGACGAGCACGTCGGCCCGGAGCCCGAGGGCGCCGGCATCGAGGAGCAGGGCCTCGGCTGGAACAACACCTTCGGTTCCGGCAAGGGCCGCGACGCCATCACCAGCGGTCTCGAGGTCACCTGGACCTCCACGCCGACGCAGTGGAGCAACCAGTTCTTCGACAACCTGTTCGGCTACGAGTGGGAGCTGTCGAAGAGCCCGGCCGGCGCCCACCAGTGGGTGGCGAAGGACGCCGAGGACACCATCCCCGGCCCGGAGGCCGGCGACCCGGCCCGCAAGCCGACGATGCTGACGACCGACCTGGCGCTGCGCGTCGACCCGGTCTACGCGCAGATCTCCAAGCGCTTCCACGAAAACCCGGACCAGTTCGCGGACGCGTTCGCCCGCGCCTGGTACAAGCTCACCCACCGCGACATGGGCCCGATCCAGCGCTACCTCGGCCCGCTGGTGCCGCAGGAAGCCCTGATCTGGCAGGACCGCGTCCCCGCCGTCGACCACGAGCTGGTCTCCGACGCCGACGTGGCCGACCTCAAGGCCAAGCTGCTCGACTCGGGCCTGACCGTCGCCCAGCTCGTCTCGACCGCGTGGGCGTCGGCTTCGACGTTCCGCGCCAGTGACAAGCGCGGCGGCGCGAACGGCGCCCGCATCCGCCTCGAGCCGCAGCGCGGCTGGGAGGTCAACGAGCCCGACCAGCTCGCGCAGGTCCTGCGCACGCTGGAGGGCGTCCAGGAGTCCTTCTCCGCCGGGGGCAAGAAGGTTTCGCTGGCCGACCTGATCGTGCTCGGTGGCGCGGCGGCCGTCGAGAAGGCCGCGAAGGACGCGGGCGTCGACATCACGGTGCCGTTCACCCCGGGCCGCACCGACGCGACGCAGGAGCAGACCGACGCGGAGTCCTTCGCGCCGCTCGAGCCGACGATCGACGGGTTCCGCAACTACCGCGGCAAGGGCCACCGCCTGCCGTCGGAGTTCCTGCTGATCGACCGCGCGAACCTGCTGAACCTGAGCGCGCCGGAGCTGACCGTCCTCATCGGCGGCCTGCGCGTCCTGGGTGCGAACCACAAGCAGACGTCGCTGGGTGCGCTGACCGCGACGCCGGGTGCCCTGACGAACGACTTCTTCGCGAACCTCCTCGACATGGAGACCGAGTGGAAGTCCACGTCGGAGGACCAGGAGACCTTCGAGGGCCGCGACCGCGCGACCGGCGAGGTCAAGTGGACCGGCTCCCGCGCCGACCTGGTGTTCGGCTCCAACTCGGAGCTGCGCGCGCTGGCCGAGGTCTACGCGAGCGACGACGCCAAGGAGAAGTTCGTCAAGGACTTCGTGGCCGCGTGGCACAAGGTCATGAACGCGGACCGGTACGACCTGGTCTGA
- a CDS encoding pyridoxamine 5'-phosphate oxidase family protein, giving the protein MTDSDLDAHARDLIETNRYLTLGTTGPDGAPWLTPVYFAPAGDREFVWVSALDAHHSRNLAERPRASAVVFDSTVQPYHGRAVYAAGEARELAGDDLERALAGYPRSDGAADMSLGDVTAPSAYRLYAFTASEMWVLCPREPGTPCQRHGRSDDHRVEL; this is encoded by the coding sequence ATGACCGACAGCGACCTCGACGCCCACGCGCGGGACCTGATCGAGACGAACCGCTACCTGACCCTGGGCACGACCGGCCCGGACGGCGCGCCCTGGCTCACCCCCGTCTACTTCGCCCCGGCGGGTGATCGCGAGTTCGTCTGGGTCTCGGCCCTCGACGCCCACCACTCCCGCAACCTCGCCGAACGCCCGCGGGCGAGCGCGGTCGTCTTCGACTCGACGGTCCAGCCGTACCACGGCCGCGCGGTGTACGCGGCGGGCGAAGCGCGGGAACTCGCCGGTGACGACCTCGAACGCGCCCTGGCCGGCTACCCCCGGAGTGACGGCGCCGCGGACATGAGCCTCGGCGACGTCACGGCGCCGTCGGCGTACCGGCTGTACGCGTTCACGGCGTCGGAGATGTGGGTGCTCTGCCCGCGCGAGCCCGGAACGCCTTGTCAGCGGCACGGCCGGAGTGACGACCACCGCGTCGAGCTGTAG
- a CDS encoding TIGR03620 family F420-dependent LLM class oxidoreductase produces MDITTARAALGPLGVYLPISFTSSPSAEDQREGARRLERAGYRAAWTNEVVGGKDALVQLAVLLAATDRLTFGTGIANIWAREPQTLHAGAAQLADAYPGRLVLGIGVGHAPQAAGVGREYGSPVKTLRDYLERMTAETWPPAPDVAYPRILGANGPKMLALAGELADGAYPANLPPAYTTEARKTLGADKLLVVGLTVVTEADPSLARAAAREKAAASLGLPWYGKAMERLGFDVANVDGLADAVVAHGGPDAIAAKAQEHLTAGADHVLLMPPTTDDFLADVAELERLAPAFGTFT; encoded by the coding sequence ATGGACATCACCACGGCTCGCGCCGCGCTCGGCCCGCTCGGCGTCTACCTGCCGATCTCGTTCACCAGCAGCCCCTCGGCCGAGGACCAGCGCGAAGGCGCGCGACGGCTGGAGCGCGCCGGGTACCGCGCCGCCTGGACCAACGAGGTCGTCGGCGGCAAGGACGCCCTGGTGCAGCTGGCCGTGCTGCTCGCCGCGACGGACCGGCTCACGTTCGGCACCGGCATCGCGAACATCTGGGCCCGCGAGCCGCAGACGCTGCACGCGGGCGCGGCCCAGCTGGCCGACGCGTACCCGGGCCGGCTGGTGCTGGGGATCGGCGTCGGCCACGCGCCGCAGGCCGCCGGGGTCGGGCGCGAGTACGGCAGCCCGGTGAAGACGCTGCGCGACTACCTGGAGCGCATGACGGCGGAGACGTGGCCGCCCGCGCCGGACGTGGCGTACCCGCGGATCCTCGGCGCGAACGGCCCGAAGATGCTGGCACTGGCGGGCGAACTCGCCGACGGCGCCTACCCCGCGAACCTGCCCCCGGCGTACACGACCGAAGCGCGCAAGACGCTGGGCGCGGACAAGCTGCTGGTGGTCGGCCTGACGGTGGTCACGGAAGCCGACCCTTCTCTCGCTCGCGCGGCGGCGCGGGAGAAGGCTGCTGCCAGCCTGGGCCTGCCGTGGTACGGGAAAGCCATGGAGCGCTTGGGTTTCGACGTCGCGAACGTCGACGGCTTGGCGGACGCGGTGGTCGCCCACGGCGGCCCGGACGCGATCGCGGCGAAGGCCCAGGAGCACCTGACGGCGGGCGCGGACCACGTCCTGCTGATGCCCCCGACGACCGACGACTTCCTCGCGGACGTCGCAGAGCTGGAACGACTCGCGCCCGCGTTCGGCACTTTCACGTGA
- a CDS encoding IclR family transcriptional regulator: protein MTLPADAARPSGHGLRRDLDLLEALASPEAQRVGGLGVVRLAQLTGREKSQVSRALKALAEEGVVERDPDTLGYRLGWRLFSLVARTVEDRLVRAAEPVMHALSAELEETSHLCVLREQEVLTLLSVSGHSFRAHDWEGRGVPAYCTSAGRVLLLDATPDELYVRFPAFDADDPRSEVRTLPQLWAKIQECRRDGFARVHEEFEEGLAGVSAPVRDFRGRVVAALNISAPAARLANRLEAAGRSTAEAAAQVSEHLGFAAERKPLPPRTRLT from the coding sequence ATGACGCTCCCGGCCGACGCGGCCCGGCCTTCGGGCCACGGTCTGCGCCGCGACCTGGACCTGCTGGAGGCGCTCGCCTCACCCGAAGCGCAGCGGGTCGGCGGGCTCGGCGTCGTCCGGCTGGCGCAGCTGACCGGCCGGGAGAAGAGCCAGGTCTCACGGGCGCTGAAGGCCCTCGCCGAAGAGGGTGTTGTCGAGCGCGACCCGGACACCCTCGGCTACCGGCTGGGCTGGCGGCTGTTCTCCCTGGTCGCGCGCACGGTGGAGGATCGGCTGGTGCGCGCCGCCGAGCCGGTGATGCACGCGCTGTCGGCGGAGCTGGAGGAGACCAGCCACCTGTGCGTCCTGCGGGAGCAGGAGGTGCTGACGCTGCTCTCGGTGTCCGGGCACTCGTTCCGCGCCCACGACTGGGAGGGACGCGGGGTGCCCGCGTACTGCACGTCGGCCGGGCGGGTGCTGCTGCTCGACGCGACCCCGGACGAGCTGTACGTCCGCTTCCCCGCCTTCGACGCCGACGACCCGCGCTCGGAGGTCCGCACGCTGCCGCAGCTCTGGGCGAAGATCCAGGAGTGCCGCCGCGACGGCTTCGCCCGCGTCCACGAGGAGTTCGAGGAGGGCCTGGCCGGAGTATCGGCCCCGGTCCGCGACTTCCGCGGCCGCGTGGTGGCGGCACTGAACATCTCCGCGCCGGCGGCCAGACTGGCGAACCGCCTGGAGGCGGCCGGCCGGAGCACAGCGGAGGCGGCGGCCCAGGTTTCGGAGCACCTGGGGTTCGCGGCGGAGCGGAAGCCACTGCCCCCACGCACACGGCTCACCTGA
- a CDS encoding Fur family transcriptional regulator, whose product MPTTSEFERMLRGVSLRVTRPRLAVLTAVHGHPHADTDSIIGVVRGDLGEVSHQAVYDVLRALTGAGLLRRIQPPGSVARYEARVGDNHHHVVCRSCGAIADVDCAVGSAPCLTASEAHGFVIDEAEVVYRGLCPDCSSS is encoded by the coding sequence GTGCCCACGACATCGGAGTTCGAGCGGATGCTGCGCGGGGTGTCCCTGCGCGTCACGCGTCCACGGCTGGCGGTGCTGACCGCGGTGCACGGCCACCCGCACGCCGACACCGACTCGATCATCGGCGTCGTGCGCGGCGACCTCGGCGAAGTGTCCCACCAGGCCGTCTACGACGTCCTGCGGGCACTGACCGGCGCCGGGCTGCTCCGGCGCATCCAGCCCCCGGGTTCCGTGGCGCGCTACGAAGCCCGGGTCGGGGACAACCACCACCACGTCGTCTGCCGGTCCTGCGGGGCCATCGCCGACGTCGACTGCGCCGTCGGCAGTGCGCCCTGCCTGACCGCCTCCGAAGCCCACGGTTTCGTCATCGACGAGGCCGAGGTCGTCTACCGGGGCCTGTGCCCCGACTGTTCCAGTTCCTGA